One part of the Acidobacteriota bacterium genome encodes these proteins:
- a CDS encoding DUF2071 domain-containing protein has protein sequence MVASEKVFLTAEWRSLAMLNYEVDSSFLLPFVPAGTELDRSDGKVFVSLVGFRFLKTRTLGIAIPFHTNFDEVNLRFYVRRKHGDEIRRGVVFIREIVPRWAIAFVARTFYNENYIALPMAHEIQLRPDGGMSAEYRWRTQAWSAIRMQVQGNPERAREGSHEQFTTEHYWGYAAQPDGGCVEYRVNHPSWKIWSATQAEFEGDVEGLYGRELAEVLKKHPASAFLADGSEVTVMRGMKIGADTL, from the coding sequence TTGGTGGCCTCCGAGAAAGTATTTCTTACCGCGGAATGGCGTTCTCTCGCCATGCTGAACTACGAAGTAGACTCCAGCTTTCTACTTCCTTTCGTGCCTGCCGGGACCGAACTCGATCGCTCCGACGGAAAAGTATTTGTCAGCCTCGTCGGGTTTCGCTTTCTGAAAACGCGCACTCTCGGCATCGCGATCCCTTTCCACACAAACTTCGACGAAGTGAATCTGCGTTTCTATGTCCGCCGGAAGCACGGTGACGAAATCCGGCGCGGCGTTGTTTTCATTCGTGAGATTGTGCCTCGCTGGGCGATCGCCTTCGTGGCGCGCACTTTCTATAACGAGAACTACATCGCTCTGCCCATGGCGCATGAAATCCAACTACGGCCCGATGGAGGCATGTCAGCCGAATATCGCTGGCGCACGCAAGCGTGGAGTGCGATCCGAATGCAGGTGCAGGGCAATCCTGAACGGGCACGCGAAGGCTCGCATGAGCAATTCACCACCGAGCACTACTGGGGATACGCCGCTCAGCCCGATGGTGGCTGCGTGGAATATCGGGTGAACCACCCTTCATGGAAAATATGGTCGGCGACGCAGGCGGAATTCGAAGGCGATGTCGAAGGACTCTACGGACGAGAGTTAGCGGAGGTGCTGAAGAAGCATCCCGCGTCCGCTTTCCTGGCCGACGGGTCGGAAGTCACCGTGATGCGCGGCATGAAGATTGGGGCCGACACTCTTTGA
- a CDS encoding HU family DNA-binding protein, translating to MASGMTKTQLTRHLAEKLDTNNKTIASFLENLADTAIKETKKNGVFVVPGLGRLVKAHRKARMGRNPQTGEPIQIKAKTVVKFRVAKAAKDAIAPKGK from the coding sequence ATGGCATCTGGCATGACCAAGACTCAACTGACCCGTCACCTGGCAGAGAAACTCGACACCAACAACAAGACCATCGCTTCGTTCTTAGAGAACCTCGCGGACACCGCGATCAAAGAGACCAAGAAGAATGGCGTATTCGTAGTTCCCGGCCTCGGCCGTCTCGTGAAGGCGCATCGCAAAGCCCGCATGGGACGTAATCCGCAAACCGGCGAACCCATTCAGATCAAGGCCAAGACCGTCGTGAAATTCCGCGTAGCCAAGGCCGCGAAAGATGCAATCGCCCCCAAGGGCAAGTAG
- a CDS encoding metallophosphoesterase family protein, with amino-acid sequence MAVIGVISDTHGLLRPEAVAALRGVDRILHAGDVGELEILDTLRNVAPVTAVRGNVDHGPVGAVLPATEVVEIEGVSIYMLHELQKLDLMPEAAGFRVVVYGHSHRPMIEEKKGVVYFNPGSAGPRRFRLPVSVGKLLIDGGVVRAEVMELEIGE; translated from the coding sequence GTGGCGGTGATTGGCGTCATCTCCGATACGCACGGACTCCTTCGCCCCGAAGCCGTAGCGGCTCTGCGCGGCGTGGATCGCATCCTGCACGCGGGCGACGTGGGAGAACTTGAAATTCTCGACACGCTGCGCAACGTCGCTCCCGTCACCGCGGTGCGCGGCAATGTCGATCATGGCCCGGTGGGCGCAGTTTTGCCGGCGACGGAAGTCGTCGAGATCGAAGGCGTCTCGATTTACATGCTGCACGAACTTCAGAAACTCGATTTGATGCCTGAAGCAGCAGGCTTCCGCGTCGTCGTGTACGGACACAGTCATCGGCCGATGATTGAGGAGAAGAAGGGCGTGGTCTACTTCAACCCGGGAAGCGCCGGTCCGCGGCGGTTTCGTCTGCCCGTGAGCGTGGGGAAGTTATTGATTGACGGCGGTGTGGTTCGCGCAGAAGTGATGGAGTTGGAGATTGGAGAGTAG
- a CDS encoding RecQ family ATP-dependent DNA helicase → METLRRYWGYDSFRPRQENVIRSLLAGHDTCVVMPTGGGKSLCYQLPAVISGKTAIVVSPLIALMQDQAAQLAQMGIPAAAVNSFQTASEYSKVMVHAKRGDYRLIYLSPERLARPDTFDWLSQVPVGFFAVDEAHCISEWGHEFRPDYRQLSRLRTSFPKIPIAGFTASATKQVRHDILKQLQLRNPDLYIASFHRENLRYITRETDSQTQLDLLLRGLRHYTEGSVIVYAPTIARVQETVERLEDEGIAAIPYHAKMEASLRRQNQERWMSDEVRVLVGTIAFGLGINKPGVRAVIHLSLPKSIEQYYQEAGRAGRDGRQADCVLLWQKRDHILLEYFIKQISDEAERERSWDRKRVLSRFVDSPSCRHRQICVHFGETPKWDRCGTCDNCGADPEWLTERSTLLRAPARPQRKKRIVLPRPEPDIFGEPLPVVPYDPALAENLREWRRDKSREQKVPAYVVLHDSTLEELCRQRPSSIAALRHTPGIGERKAEVYGGEILQVLREFDGGKRAAAPAGKEQSAAEHTLALLNEGASFEEIARARDRQVSTIVCTVANLVESSRVELRPEWISPGAQPHIEEACGKVGVERLADIKAAVPLFVSYDDVRLVVAHIRARRRLEEKSA, encoded by the coding sequence ATGGAGACGCTTCGCCGTTATTGGGGGTATGACTCCTTTCGCCCGCGGCAGGAGAATGTCATCCGCAGCCTGCTCGCAGGGCACGACACCTGCGTGGTCATGCCGACTGGTGGAGGCAAGTCGCTCTGCTACCAACTTCCGGCCGTGATATCCGGTAAGACTGCCATCGTCGTTTCTCCGCTGATCGCGCTCATGCAGGACCAGGCCGCGCAACTCGCGCAGATGGGAATTCCCGCAGCCGCCGTCAATAGTTTTCAAACAGCGTCCGAGTACAGCAAGGTGATGGTCCATGCGAAGCGCGGCGACTATCGCCTGATTTATCTTTCGCCCGAACGTCTCGCGCGGCCCGACACGTTTGATTGGTTAAGCCAGGTGCCGGTCGGATTCTTCGCGGTCGACGAAGCGCATTGCATTTCCGAATGGGGCCACGAGTTTCGCCCGGATTACCGCCAGCTCAGCCGCCTGCGCACGAGTTTTCCCAAGATACCGATTGCGGGCTTCACTGCCAGCGCCACCAAGCAGGTCCGTCACGACATCCTCAAGCAATTGCAGTTGCGCAATCCCGACCTTTATATCGCCAGCTTTCATCGGGAGAATCTGCGCTACATTACGCGTGAAACCGATTCGCAGACCCAACTGGATTTGCTGCTTCGTGGCCTGCGCCACTACACCGAGGGTAGCGTCATCGTCTATGCACCGACAATTGCTCGCGTGCAGGAGACTGTCGAGCGGCTTGAAGACGAGGGTATCGCGGCGATTCCCTATCACGCAAAGATGGAAGCATCGCTGCGCCGCCAGAATCAGGAGCGCTGGATGTCGGACGAAGTCCGCGTGCTGGTCGGCACGATTGCCTTCGGCCTCGGCATCAACAAGCCCGGCGTGCGTGCGGTGATCCACCTGTCGTTGCCGAAGTCGATCGAACAGTATTACCAGGAGGCCGGACGCGCCGGACGCGATGGCCGGCAGGCAGACTGCGTTCTGCTCTGGCAAAAGCGCGATCACATTCTGCTGGAATACTTCATCAAACAAATTTCTGACGAAGCAGAACGCGAGCGCTCCTGGGATCGGAAGCGTGTTCTGTCGCGCTTCGTGGATTCACCGAGCTGCCGCCACCGGCAAATCTGCGTGCACTTCGGCGAAACTCCCAAATGGGACCGCTGTGGCACTTGCGACAATTGCGGAGCCGATCCGGAATGGCTCACCGAAAGATCAACTCTGCTCAGAGCGCCGGCGCGTCCGCAAAGAAAGAAAAGGATCGTACTGCCGCGACCCGAGCCAGATATCTTCGGCGAACCATTGCCAGTTGTTCCGTACGATCCAGCGCTCGCAGAAAACCTGCGCGAATGGCGCCGGGACAAATCTCGCGAACAAAAAGTGCCCGCCTACGTCGTGCTCCATGACAGCACGCTCGAAGAGCTCTGCAGGCAGCGCCCTTCCAGCATCGCCGCACTGCGCCACACCCCCGGCATCGGAGAGCGCAAGGCGGAAGTGTACGGCGGCGAAATTCTGCAAGTGCTCCGTGAATTCGATGGCGGCAAGCGCGCCGCTGCACCCGCGGGCAAGGAACAATCGGCTGCAGAACACACGCTCGCTCTTTTGAATGAGGGCGCGAGCTTCGAAGAAATCGCGCGAGCGCGCGACCGTCAGGTTTCAACGATCGTCTGCACAGTGGCCAACCTCGTCGAAAGTAGCCGCGTGGAATTGCGTCCAGAGTGGATCTCGCCCGGCGCTCAACCGCACATTGAAGAAGCATGCGGCAAAGTCGGAGTAGAACGTCTAGCGGATATCAAAGCCGCCGTGCCTCTCTTCGTCAGCTACGACGATGTGCGGTTAGTCGTAGCCCACATACGCGCACGGCGACGACTCGAAGAAAAAAGCGCGTAG
- a CDS encoding c-type cytochrome: MKTWKVWTAPLLAAGLIILPAAVTRLSSQPGNEAPSGFETPTLSENPGSQSHGNGLVDDATFGAAQAVFEESDGVDKGLGPLYNARSCADCHQNPVTGGGSQVAEFRVGHLDNAGNFVSPTLMINNGQDSVPNRSLANDRSICAQAQERVPASENIRTFRMSLGILGDGFVEAIDDSTLQNIAAQQSALSKGKIHGEVIQVPVLEAGVLRAGRFGWKNQHASLLSFAADAYLNEQGITSRLNPIDTTQLCKTTTDPEDVDNDIDQFATFIRATKVPPIDTVLLATPDAQAGQQLFTQIGCATCHVASITTAPTGTQINGGAFTIPDALGSKVIHPYGDFLLHDVGTGDGIVQNGPPDTMNKVRTAPLWGLRTRDRLMHDGASATHEQAILRHKGEASATKNKFAALNAQQKAQLITFLNSL, encoded by the coding sequence ATGAAAACCTGGAAAGTATGGACTGCCCCATTGCTGGCAGCAGGGCTCATCATCTTGCCTGCCGCCGTAACCCGACTCTCTTCACAACCAGGAAACGAAGCTCCTTCTGGATTTGAAACTCCTACACTCAGTGAGAATCCCGGCAGCCAGAGCCATGGCAACGGTCTTGTCGACGATGCTACCTTTGGCGCCGCGCAAGCTGTCTTCGAGGAATCCGACGGCGTCGACAAGGGACTTGGCCCGCTGTATAACGCCCGCTCCTGCGCCGACTGCCATCAGAACCCTGTCACCGGGGGAGGCAGCCAGGTGGCGGAGTTCCGTGTCGGGCACCTCGACAACGCGGGGAACTTCGTCAGTCCGACGCTGATGATCAACAACGGACAAGACTCCGTTCCCAACCGCTCCCTTGCCAATGACCGTTCGATTTGTGCCCAAGCCCAGGAACGCGTCCCGGCGTCGGAGAACATCCGCACATTCCGCATGTCGCTGGGGATTCTGGGAGATGGCTTCGTCGAAGCGATTGACGATTCCACCTTGCAGAATATCGCTGCGCAACAGTCGGCATTAAGCAAGGGCAAGATCCACGGCGAAGTAATCCAGGTGCCGGTGTTGGAAGCGGGCGTCCTGCGCGCTGGACGATTCGGCTGGAAGAACCAGCATGCCAGCCTGCTCTCCTTCGCTGCCGATGCCTATCTCAACGAGCAAGGCATCACCAGCCGCCTCAACCCCATCGATACGACACAACTCTGCAAGACCACAACCGATCCCGAAGACGTGGACAACGATATCGACCAGTTCGCCACCTTCATCCGCGCCACTAAGGTTCCGCCGATCGACACCGTATTGCTCGCCACTCCTGACGCGCAGGCTGGACAACAACTCTTCACGCAAATTGGCTGCGCCACTTGCCACGTCGCTTCCATCACCACAGCTCCCACCGGCACCCAGATCAACGGGGGAGCGTTCACCATTCCGGACGCACTGGGCAGCAAGGTCATCCACCCCTATGGCGACTTTCTGCTGCACGACGTCGGAACCGGCGATGGCATCGTACAGAACGGCCCTCCCGACACCATGAACAAAGTGCGAACTGCTCCCTTGTGGGGGCTGCGAACTCGCGATCGGTTGATGCACGATGGCGCATCTGCTACTCACGAGCAGGCTATCCTCCGCCACAAAGGGGAGGCCTCTGCCACGAAGAACAAATTCGCCGCTCTCAACGCTCAGCAAAAAGCGCAACTGATCACTTTCCTGAATTCGCTGTAG
- a CDS encoding ABC transporter permease, whose product MTDTVVNRRNPLAIGEIFSFAYETFISNKVRFALTALGMVIGTASLILVTTIGLTGKQYILNQIQAIGANLIYAEYESGGQRITNTGNDALTIDDMLAAQTQVSGIAAASPVVPLSERVPVGNGKERDLQVLGVYPEYLQVRNLVVLSGRFFDKQDSQAHNKVGIVTQKLAEQLYVTQEAALGKTVKLSGLPFTIVGIFRERVDTFGQSEVSDNTMLIPYSVIRYFQDTPTVKQIYFSTTDASMVVPVTAQIQRVIQARHRPESVYKVENLTQLVAVADKTANALTMVLLAVALIVLLVSGIGIMNIMLATVSQRIREIGIRKAIGATNREIRFQFLSEAVLISLIGGLIGILIGLAIPFSVRFFTEYRIPISGLSAIIAIVVSSLVGIVFGTLPASRAADLDPVESLRYE is encoded by the coding sequence ATGACTGACACCGTCGTAAACCGTCGCAACCCGCTGGCAATTGGGGAGATTTTCAGTTTCGCGTATGAGACCTTTATCAGCAACAAGGTGCGATTCGCGCTGACCGCGCTCGGCATGGTGATTGGCACCGCGTCGCTGATTCTGGTGACGACCATCGGCTTGACCGGCAAACAGTACATCTTGAATCAGATCCAGGCGATCGGCGCGAATTTGATTTATGCAGAGTATGAAAGCGGCGGGCAGCGCATCACGAACACGGGCAATGACGCACTGACGATCGATGACATGCTGGCCGCGCAAACCCAGGTCTCGGGCATTGCCGCTGCTTCCCCGGTAGTTCCGTTGAGCGAACGAGTTCCAGTCGGCAATGGTAAAGAGCGGGATCTGCAGGTTCTTGGCGTGTATCCGGAGTACTTGCAGGTACGGAACCTGGTCGTGCTATCTGGACGTTTCTTCGATAAGCAGGATTCGCAGGCGCACAACAAAGTCGGCATCGTCACGCAGAAACTGGCAGAGCAACTTTACGTCACGCAGGAAGCTGCTCTCGGAAAAACAGTAAAGCTAAGCGGCCTGCCGTTTACGATTGTTGGAATTTTCCGGGAACGTGTCGATACATTTGGGCAATCGGAAGTCAGCGACAATACCATGCTGATTCCCTACTCCGTAATTCGTTATTTTCAGGACACGCCAACCGTAAAGCAGATTTATTTTTCGACCACGGATGCTTCCATGGTGGTCCCCGTGACCGCCCAGATTCAGCGCGTGATCCAGGCGCGCCATCGTCCGGAGTCGGTGTACAAGGTGGAAAACCTGACCCAACTCGTCGCCGTTGCTGACAAGACTGCGAACGCTCTCACCATGGTTCTGCTGGCGGTTGCGTTGATCGTGCTGCTGGTAAGTGGGATCGGGATCATGAACATCATGCTCGCCACGGTCAGCCAGCGCATCCGCGAGATCGGGATACGGAAAGCAATTGGCGCGACCAATCGCGAGATTCGATTTCAGTTCTTGTCAGAGGCAGTGCTGATCTCTCTGATCGGCGGGTTGATCGGAATCCTGATTGGACTCGCCATTCCATTTTCCGTCCGCTTCTTTACGGAGTACCGGATCCCCATCTCCGGCCTGTCGGCGATTATTGCGATTGTCGTGTCGTCGCTGGTGGGAATCGTTTTTGGAACTCTGCCCGCCAGTCGAGCCGCCGATCTCGATCCGGTGGAGAGCCTGCGTTACGAATGA
- a CDS encoding glycosyltransferase family 2 protein, translated as MINGKRIAVVLPAYNAEKTLEATVRELPELVDIRILVDDNSSDRTVEVAHQLGLQCFVHNRNYGYGRNQQTCYREALSAGADIVIMVHPDYQYTPLLVTALASMIAYGVYDVVLGSRIIGGTAIRGGMPIYKYISNRLLTAFENLFLRIKLSEYHTGYRAFSREVLTRLPLAENSDDFVFDNQMLAQCAYFGFRIGEVSCPTKYFEEASSINFRRSVQYGLGVVGTTLRFALQRAGILHSAIFNKQGKTLEDSPEVYYNSGVPATTPRA; from the coding sequence ATGATCAACGGCAAGCGTATCGCCGTCGTGTTACCCGCGTATAACGCGGAAAAAACGCTGGAAGCGACAGTTCGGGAATTGCCCGAACTGGTGGACATCCGCATCCTGGTGGATGACAACAGTTCCGACCGGACCGTCGAAGTGGCGCACCAGCTGGGATTACAGTGCTTTGTCCACAACCGCAACTACGGCTACGGGCGCAACCAGCAAACCTGCTATCGCGAAGCTTTGTCGGCCGGCGCGGACATCGTGATCATGGTGCATCCGGATTATCAGTACACTCCTTTGCTGGTAACGGCGCTGGCGAGCATGATCGCCTATGGCGTCTACGATGTGGTGCTGGGCTCGCGCATCATCGGCGGGACGGCAATACGCGGAGGCATGCCGATCTACAAATACATTTCCAACCGCCTGCTGACGGCGTTTGAAAATCTTTTCTTGAGGATCAAGCTGTCGGAATATCACACGGGCTATCGCGCATTCAGCCGCGAAGTTCTCACACGACTGCCGCTGGCGGAAAATAGCGACGACTTCGTCTTCGATAACCAGATGCTGGCGCAGTGTGCGTACTTCGGGTTCCGCATTGGCGAGGTATCCTGCCCCACCAAATATTTCGAGGAAGCCTCCTCGATCAATTTCCGTAGAAGCGTGCAATACGGATTGGGCGTGGTGGGCACGACTCTTCGCTTCGCGCTGCAACGTGCGGGGATCCTGCACAGCGCAATCTTCAACAAGCAGGGGAAGACGTTGGAAGACAGCCCCGAGGTCTATTACAACAGCGGAGTTCCGGCGACCACGCCGCGCGCCTGA
- the leuC gene encoding 3-isopropylmalate dehydratase large subunit, whose protein sequence is MAPRTLFENVWDAHLVTSPEGQSPLLYIDLHLVHEVTSPQAFDGLRANGRRVRQPLRTVATVDHNIPTTPRGLPILDPIAGKQIEALQKNCREFGVPLFDMDSPDQGIVHVIGPELGITQPGMTIVCGDSHTSTHGAFGSLAFGIGTSEVEHVLATQCLPQKKPQTMQIDVRGKLPEGVTAKDIALGIIGQIGTDGATGHVIEYTGEAVRSLSMEGRMTLCNMSIEAGARAGMIAPDDTTFAYVKGRRFAPKGKAWDDAVAAWRNLTTDAGAKYDRVIQMDAAQLAPFVTWGTNPGMVVPVTARVPELGTFVENGDRRAAEQALAYMDLQPGTLIEQIAVDRVFIGSCTNSRIEDLRAAARVARGHHVDKNVRAMVVPGSQAIKLAAEQEGLHRIFQEAGFEWRESGCSMCLGMNPDILQPGERCASTSNRNFEGRQGRGGRTHLVSPMMAAAAAIAGHFTDIRHWKFE, encoded by the coding sequence ATGGCCCCTCGTACTCTATTTGAAAACGTCTGGGACGCTCATCTGGTCACGTCGCCGGAAGGGCAGTCGCCACTGCTCTATATCGATCTGCACCTGGTGCATGAAGTGACCTCGCCACAGGCGTTCGATGGCCTGCGCGCCAATGGACGCCGCGTCCGTCAGCCCCTGCGTACCGTTGCCACCGTTGACCACAACATCCCGACTACTCCGCGCGGCTTGCCGATTCTTGATCCGATTGCCGGCAAGCAGATCGAAGCCCTGCAAAAAAATTGCCGCGAGTTTGGCGTCCCACTGTTCGATATGGATTCGCCCGATCAGGGAATCGTGCACGTGATCGGCCCGGAACTGGGCATCACGCAGCCCGGGATGACTATTGTCTGTGGCGACAGCCACACTTCGACCCATGGCGCTTTTGGATCGCTGGCCTTTGGCATCGGCACTTCCGAAGTCGAGCATGTTCTTGCGACGCAGTGTCTGCCGCAGAAGAAGCCGCAGACGATGCAGATTGATGTCCGAGGCAAATTGCCGGAAGGCGTGACTGCAAAAGATATTGCGCTTGGCATCATCGGACAGATCGGCACCGACGGCGCCACTGGACACGTCATCGAATACACCGGCGAAGCCGTCCGCAGCCTTTCCATGGAAGGCCGCATGACGCTCTGCAACATGAGCATTGAAGCCGGAGCGCGCGCCGGAATGATTGCGCCCGATGACACCACATTCGCCTACGTCAAAGGGCGCCGGTTCGCGCCCAAGGGAAAAGCCTGGGACGACGCGGTCGCAGCCTGGCGCAACCTTACGACCGATGCCGGAGCAAAGTACGACCGCGTGATCCAGATGGATGCGGCCCAGCTCGCGCCGTTTGTAACCTGGGGAACGAATCCCGGCATGGTTGTGCCCGTGACCGCGCGTGTGCCCGAACTTGGCACGTTCGTTGAAAACGGGGATCGCCGGGCCGCCGAGCAGGCCCTTGCCTACATGGACTTGCAGCCCGGCACTCTGATCGAGCAGATTGCAGTCGATCGCGTCTTCATCGGCTCCTGCACGAATTCGCGCATCGAAGACTTACGCGCTGCCGCCCGCGTGGCCCGGGGACATCACGTCGATAAGAACGTGCGTGCCATGGTGGTTCCCGGATCGCAGGCCATCAAGCTCGCAGCCGAGCAGGAAGGGCTGCACCGGATCTTCCAGGAAGCTGGATTTGAGTGGCGCGAATCAGGATGCTCGATGTGCCTGGGAATGAATCCCGACATCCTGCAACCCGGCGAACGCTGCGCGTCCACCAGCAATCGAAATTTTGAAGGACGCCAGGGCCGCGGCGGACGCACGCATCTGGTGAGTCCGATGATGGCAGCGGCGGCAGCGATTGCCGGGCACTTTACCGATATTCGGCATTGGAAGTTTGAGTAG
- the leuD gene encoding 3-isopropylmalate dehydratase small subunit: protein MQPFRKHTGLVVPLDRVNVDTDQIIPKQFLKRIERTGFGQFLFYDWRFDGNGITKPDFVLHEARYKNATVLVAGKNFGCGSSREHAVWALADYGFRVVIASSFADIFANNSLKNGLLTVTLPEEQVAEILRNAKQKESYQLSIDLEKLSVEDEQGFSAKFTMDDFSRHCLLNGLDDIGLTLQHESDITAYEATHPVAAEMAAILHSR from the coding sequence ATGCAGCCTTTTCGAAAACATACCGGCCTTGTTGTTCCGCTCGACCGGGTCAACGTCGACACTGACCAGATCATCCCCAAGCAATTCTTGAAACGTATCGAGCGCACTGGATTTGGGCAATTCCTTTTCTATGACTGGCGTTTCGACGGGAATGGAATAACGAAGCCGGACTTTGTTTTGCACGAGGCTCGCTACAAAAACGCGACGGTTCTAGTTGCAGGCAAAAATTTCGGCTGCGGATCATCCCGCGAACATGCCGTGTGGGCGCTGGCCGATTATGGATTCCGCGTCGTGATCGCGTCCTCCTTTGCCGACATTTTTGCCAACAACAGTCTGAAGAACGGTCTGCTCACGGTGACGCTCCCCGAGGAACAGGTCGCTGAAATCCTCCGCAATGCGAAGCAAAAAGAAAGCTACCAGCTGTCGATCGACTTGGAAAAGCTGAGCGTCGAAGACGAGCAAGGATTCTCGGCGAAATTCACGATGGACGACTTCTCACGCCACTGCCTGCTGAACGGTCTCGACGACATTGGCCTCACTCTTCAGCACGAATCCGACATCACTGCCTATGAGGCGACACACCCTGTGGCGGCGGAGATGGCGGCAATTTTGCATTCCCGCTAG